A region from the Aegilops tauschii subsp. strangulata cultivar AL8/78 chromosome 5, Aet v6.0, whole genome shotgun sequence genome encodes:
- the LOC109736380 gene encoding WPP domain-associated protein, protein MAPAPAAEPLEYDLQRELSDIMIQGYICGLRREFEMKLCENHNCISTLSKSCRENLSEIAALRDELTCILTAVAASESSVLPPHSSLEKAEETNSLEMKDDNDIPDFSLLKHLRGEEITAFLKSEWLKLRRQHEYELHQTTEELFRLKRHFAKDGAVLPFRKERELEFIKSKLLQTISKMDGIISRKEGSGFDRNEDDELCRLKDRIGSLLDENEHLRGLLSDRRKEAKQLSAQVVDAQTDVARHSLSESKLSDELQDLKIESHLKELLELSILREVFGSYENQIDDHNQEECFLRELLLEKEERLLTMSGDKRKLKYENEQLVSMVGSKLVQHHEEFDLVNDELTMFREKVCEQELLILEFKGESSSMKSCLDEAIQQIHVCKQEIVGLTESLASMSVALEEAKEQNASLDATVREMKRTSVPCTDGHIGDDAGPLEQFTLVSMEKLSKAYSDFESRLAQSMKQNDIRLTRIIRQFNPLVQQVAVLKKKEFWYKQILEIKCSNLEKAEAEVDVLGDEVETLLKVLGKIYIALDHYSPVLKHYPGVTEILNVAHKVLKGESIEQYNTLLKH, encoded by the exons atggcgccggcgccggcggccgaaCCC TTAGAGTATGATCTGCAGAGAGAGCTCTCGGACATCATGATCCAGGGCTACATTTGTGGTCTGCGACGAGAGTTTGAGATGAAGCTATGTGAGAACCACAACTGTATCAGCACACTGAGCAAGAGCTGCAGGGAAAACCTTTCCGAGATCGCCGCGCTACGAGACGAGCTTACCTGTATCCTGACCGCTGTGGCAGCTTCAGAGTCCAGCGTACTCCCTCCCCACAGCAGTCTCGAGAAAGCAGAGGAGACGAACTCTCTGGAGATGAAAGATGACAATGACATCCCGGACTTTTCGCTCCTGAAGCACCTGCGGGGCGAAGAGATCACGGCTTTTCTGAAGTCTGAATGGCTCAAGTTGAGAAGGCAGCACGAGTACGAGCTGCATCAGACGACTGAAGAGCTGTTCAGGCTGAAAAGGCATTTTGCAAAGGATGGAGCCGTGCTGCCTTTTAGGAAAGAGAGAGAGCTTGAGTTCATCAAATCAAAGCTGCTTCAGACTATCTCCAAAATGGATGGAATTATCTCGAGGAAAGAGGGCTCTGGTTTTGATCGCAATGAGGATGATGAGCTATGCAGATTGAAGGACAGGATTGGTTCTCTGCTCGACGAAAATGAGCATCTCCGAGGTTTGCTGTCTGACAGAAGAAAGGAAGCTAAGCAGCTCTCTGCACAAGTAGTCGATGCGCAGACCGATGTCGCACGCCACTCACTGTCCGAGTCAAAACTCAGTGATGAGCTTCAAGATCTGAAGATTGAGAGCCACTTGAAAGAGCTATTGGAACTGTCTATATTAAGAGAAGTTTTTGGCAGTTATGAAAATCAGATTGATGATCACAACCAGGAGGAGTGCTTCCTCAGAGAGTTGCTTCTGGAGAAAGAAGAGCGGTTACTTACCATGTCTGGGGATAAACGTAAGCTCAAGTATGAAAATGAGCAGCTTGTATCTATGGTAGGATCAAAACTGGTTCAGCATCATGAGGAATTCGACTTGGTTAACGATGAGCTTACGATGTTCAGGGAGAAAGTGTGCGAGCAAGAGCTGCTGATCTTGGAGTTCAAAGGCGAGTCGAGTTCAATGAAGAGCTGTCTGGATGAGGCCATCCAGCAAATCCATGTGTGCAAGCAAGAGATAGTTGGGCTGACTGAAAGCTTAGCTTCCATGTCTGTTGCTTTGGAGGAAGCAAAAGAGCAAAATGCTTCACTTGACGCGACTGTCCGGGAAATGAAGAGAACATCAGTGCCGTGCACAGATGGTCATATAGGAGATGATGCAGGCCCCCTAGAGCAATTCACCCTTGTTAGCATGGAGAAACTATCTAAAGCATACAGTGATTTCGAAAGCAGATTAGCGCAAAGTATGAAACAAAATGATATAAG GTTGACTAGAATAATTCGTCAGTTCAACCCACTGGTGCAGCAAGTTGCTGTACTAAAGAAGAAGGAATTCTGGTATAAACAAATACTCGAGATTAAATGCTCGAATCTCGAAAAAGCAGAAGCTGAG GTTGATGTACTTGGCGATGAGGTCGAGACCCTCTTAAAGGTTCTTGGTAAAATCTATATAGCACTTGACCATTACTCTCCTGTCCTGAAGCACTACCCTGGG GTGACCGAGATTCTGAATGTAGCTCATAAGGTGTTGAAAGGAGAAAGTATTGAGCAATACAACACTTTGTTAAAACATTAA
- the LOC109736387 gene encoding uncharacterized protein, which yields MTDLAAPMNMNMKRKGVEVVASHGFSIFLDPKRIKLELLPPYGMDGMILDMMEDDEPPARALTPTASAPTMVHEKVNIVSGGKSSEPPFKFSEEQDTAAATPMDVEAEAQQHQPCRNAPFFSGFF from the exons ATGACTGACCTTGCGGCGCcgatgaatatgaatatgaagaGGAAGGGTGTTGAGGTGGTGGCCAGCCATGGATTCTCCATCTTCCTTGATCCTAAGAGGATCAAACTAGAGCTGCTGCCTCCATATGGTATG GATGGCATGATTCTGGACATGATGGAAGATGACGAACCACCGGCACGTGCTCTAACTCCTACTGCTAGTGCACCAACCATGGTCCATGAGAAGGTGAACATTGTATCTGGGGGCAAATCTTCAGAGCCACCATTCAAGTTCAGTGAAGAACAGGACACTGCTGCAGCGACACCGATGGACGTCGAGGCAGAAGCCCAACAACACCAGCCATGCCGGAATGCTCCTTTCTTTTCGG GTTTCTTCTGA
- the LOC109736379 gene encoding protoporphyrinogen oxidase, chloroplastic, which produces MVGATMATATVTAASPLRGRVTGRPRRVRPRCAAASGATETPAAPGVRLSADCVIVGAGISGLCTAQALATRYGVGDLLITEARDRPGGNITTVERPDEGYLWEEGPNSFQPSDPVLTMAVDSGLKDDLVFGDPNAPRFVLWEGKLRPVPSKPGDLPFFSLMSIPGKLRAGLGALGIRPPPPGREESVEEFVRRNLGAEVFERLIEPFCSGVYAGDPSKLSMKAAFGKVWRLEEIGGSIIGGTIKAIQDKGKNPKPPRDPRLPAPKGQTVASFRKGLAMLPNAIASRLGSKVKLSWKLTSITKADNQGYVLGYETPEGLVSVQAKSVIMTIPSYVASDILRPLSIDAADALSKFYYPPVAAVTVSYPKEAIRKECLIDGELQGFGQLHPRSQGVETLGTIYSSSLFPNRAPAGRVLLLNYIGGSTNTGIVSKTESDLVEAVDSDLRKMLINPRAADPLALGVRVWPQAIPQFLIGHLDRLAAAKSALGRGGYDGLFLGGNYVAGVALGRCIEGAYESASQVSDFLTKYAYK; this is translated from the exons ATGGTCGGCGCAACCATGGCCACCGCCACCGTCACGGCCGCGTCGCCGCTCCGCGGCAGGGTCACCGGGCGTCCACGCCGCGTCCGCCCGCGTTGCGCGGCCGCGAGCGGCGCGACCGAGACTCCCGCGGCGCCCGGTGTGCGGCTGTCCGCGGACTGCGTCATTGTGGGCGCCGGCATCAGCGGCCTCTGCACCGCGCAGGCGCTGGCCACCCGATACGGCGTCGGCGACCTGCTCATCACGGAGGCCCGCGACCGCCCGGGCGGCAACATCACCACCGTCGAGCGCCCCGACGAGGGGTACCTGTGGGAGGAGGGGCCCAACAGCTTCCAGCCCTCCGACCCGGTGCTCACCATGGCC GTGGACAGCGGGCTCAAGGATGACTTGGTGTTCGGGGACCCCAACGCGCCCCGGTTCGTGCTGTGGGAGGGGAAGCTGAGGCCGGTGCCGTCCAAGCCAGGCGACCTGCCTTTCTTCAGCCTCATGAGCATTCCCGGGAAGCTCAGGGCCGGCCTTGGCGCCCTCGGCATTCGCCCACCTCCTCCA GGGCGCGAGGAGTCGGTGGAGGAGTTTGTGCGCCGCAACCTCGGCGCCGAGGTCTTTGAGCGCCTCATCGAGCCTTTCTGCTCAG GTGTATATGCTGGTGATCCTTCGAAGCTCAGTATGAAGGCTGCATTTGGGAAGGTCTGGAGGTTGGAGGAGATTGGAGGTAGTATTATTGGTGGAACCATCAAGGCAATTCAGGATAAAGGGAAGAACCCCAAACCGCCAAGGGATCC CCGACTTCCGGCACCAAAGGGACAGACGGTGGCATCTTTCAGGAAGGGTCTAGCCATGCTCCCGAATGCTATCGCATCTAG GTTGGGTAGTAAAGTCAAGCTGTCATGGAAGCTTACGAGCATTACAAAGGCGGACAACCAAGGATATGTATTAGGTTATGAAACACCAGAGGGACTTGTTTCAGTGCAGGCTAAAAGTGTTATCATGACCATCCCGTCATATGTTGCTAGTGATATCTTGCGCCCACTTTCA ATTGATGCAGCAGATGCACTCTCAAAATTCTATTATCCGCCAGTTGCTGCTGTAACTGTTTCATATCCAAAAGAAGCTATTAGAAAAGAATGCTTAATTGATGGGGAGCTCCAGGGTTTCGGCCAGTTGCATCCACGTAGCCAAGGAGTCGAGACTTTAG GGACAATATATAGCTCTTCTCTCTTTCCTAATCGTGCTCCTGCTGGAAGAGTGTTACTTCTGAACTATATCGGGGGTTCTACAAATACAGGGATCGTCTCCAAG ACTGAGAGCGATTTAGTAGAAGCCGTGGATAGTGACCTCAGAAAAATGTTGATAAATCCTAGAGCAGCAGACCCTTTAGCATTAGGGGTTCGAGTGTGGCCACAAGCAATACCACAGTTTTTGATTGGGCACCTTGATCGCCTTGCTGCTGCAAAATCTGCACTGGGCCGAGGCGGCTATGACGGGTTGTTCCTAGGAGGAAACTACGTCGCAGGAGTTGCCTTGGGCCGATGCATCGAGGGTGCGTACGAGAGTGCCTCACAAGTATCTGACTTCTTGACCAAGTATGCCTACAAGTGA